One window from the genome of Candidatus Chlorohelix allophototropha encodes:
- a CDS encoding GDP-mannose 4,6-dehydratase, with product MTKALITGGAGFIGSHLAEYLLNLGQEVYIIDDLSTGSIYNIQHLKENPRFHYVIDTMMHEPVLAELIDSCDVVYHLAAAVGVRLIVESPIRTIETNTKGTELVLKWAAKKKKKVIIASTSEVYGKSTKIPFTETDDLLLGPSYKGRWSYACSKLLDEFLGLAYYREMGTPVLVARLFNTVGPRQTGQYGMVIPRFVKQALSGSHITVYDDGQMVRAFSYVGDIVGALEKLMAHPDTAGKIYNIGNPEPVTIENLARRVIELTGSKSTIEYVPYINAYTEGFEDIRERVPDITKVQKMIGFEPKVSLDEILRRVIDHFRDNENV from the coding sequence ATGACCAAAGCACTGATAACCGGTGGCGCGGGCTTTATCGGCTCTCATCTGGCTGAGTATTTGCTAAATTTGGGTCAAGAAGTTTACATAATTGATGACTTATCCACCGGCAGCATTTATAATATCCAACATCTCAAGGAGAACCCACGCTTTCATTATGTGATTGATACTATGATGCACGAACCGGTGCTGGCGGAATTAATTGATAGTTGCGATGTGGTTTATCATTTGGCGGCGGCAGTGGGTGTCCGCCTAATTGTCGAGTCGCCCATTCGCACCATCGAAACCAACACCAAAGGAACTGAACTGGTTTTGAAGTGGGCAGCTAAGAAAAAGAAGAAAGTCATAATTGCCTCTACCAGCGAAGTTTATGGCAAGAGTACAAAAATCCCATTTACAGAGACGGATGACCTGTTGCTCGGTCCCAGTTATAAAGGGCGTTGGAGTTATGCCTGCTCTAAATTATTGGATGAGTTTCTTGGGTTGGCTTACTACCGAGAAATGGGTACTCCGGTGCTTGTTGCTCGGCTATTTAATACTGTAGGACCTCGCCAAACCGGGCAATATGGTATGGTAATTCCGCGTTTCGTAAAGCAGGCGCTATCCGGTTCGCATATCACCGTATATGATGATGGTCAAATGGTACGCGCTTTCTCCTATGTGGGCGATATTGTAGGGGCGCTAGAAAAACTAATGGCGCATCCAGATACAGCAGGAAAGATTTATAATATCGGAAATCCAGAACCGGTAACAATCGAAAATCTTGCTCGTCGGGTGATTGAGCTTACCGGCAGTAAATCCACCATCGAATATGTGCCTTATATCAACGCCTATACCGAAGGATTTGAAGATATCCGAGAGCGCGTGCCGGACATCACTAAGGTTCAAAAGATGATCGGATTTGAACCTAAAGTATCACTGGATGAAATTTTGAGGCGCGTAATAGACCATTTTCGCGACAACGAGAATGTCTAA
- a CDS encoding glycosyltransferase family 2 protein has protein sequence MSKPLVSVIIPVYNQANFITQTIGCVLEQTYDNLEIIVVDDGSTDQTPEILSCYKDNPRIKIIHQQNSGVETARNTGIAAITGDYVQFLDGDDWLHPQKIELQVEILENEPQYGLSYSEFYAAKSEDEIEEWDSCKRRCLGPAEGDIFDSLWLQGVFPIHTALVRREWIQKAGYFNKDLLAANEDWEYWLRIVGLGCQVHYLDFRGAYYRMHDSNNSRKEERMRTSLIKARQLIAAQFPDKVGKSTDFAIRRLLKMADDVRAWANHLEEDNKTLQALLHSYAEGNKSVADQPTTPADYIQFLESEVSRKNEHIQKLEEQFQRLDSEHSSSLEFQLKSKAVHLRTRIDKLLKRKA, from the coding sequence ATGAGCAAACCGTTGGTCAGTGTTATTATTCCAGTTTATAACCAAGCAAATTTTATCACCCAAACAATCGGCTGTGTTTTGGAGCAAACCTACGATAATCTTGAAATTATAGTTGTAGACGATGGTTCTACCGATCAGACACCTGAAATACTCTCATGTTATAAAGATAACCCCCGTATCAAAATAATACACCAGCAAAACTCGGGGGTTGAAACTGCCCGTAACACTGGAATCGCGGCTATAACAGGTGACTATGTGCAGTTTCTGGATGGCGATGATTGGCTTCATCCCCAAAAAATAGAACTCCAAGTGGAAATACTGGAAAATGAGCCTCAATACGGGTTGTCTTACTCTGAATTTTATGCTGCCAAGAGTGAAGATGAAATTGAAGAGTGGGACTCTTGCAAGCGGCGATGCCTTGGACCAGCGGAAGGTGATATATTCGATAGTTTGTGGTTACAAGGCGTATTCCCAATCCATACCGCGTTGGTTCGGCGTGAATGGATACAAAAAGCCGGATACTTTAACAAAGACTTGCTGGCAGCCAATGAAGACTGGGAATATTGGCTGCGTATAGTCGGTTTGGGCTGTCAGGTGCACTACCTCGATTTTAGAGGGGCATATTACCGCATGCATGATTCCAACAACAGTCGTAAAGAAGAACGCATGAGAACCAGCCTGATTAAAGCCCGCCAATTAATTGCAGCACAATTTCCCGATAAAGTGGGGAAATCCACAGATTTTGCCATTCGCAGGTTACTTAAAATGGCAGATGATGTGCGTGCGTGGGCAAATCACCTTGAAGAAGACAATAAAACCTTGCAAGCATTACTACATTCCTATGCTGAGGGTAATAAGTCTGTTGCAGATCAACCAACGACACCCGCCGACTATATCCAATTTCTAGAAAGTGAAGTTTCTCGCAAAAACGAGCATATTCAAAAGCTGGAAGAGCAGTTCCAGCGATTAGATAGTGAACACTCCTCTAGTCTGGAATTTCAGCTGAAAAGTAAGGCGGTTCACCTTAGAACAAGAATAGATAAACTATTGAAGAGGAAAGCATGA
- a CDS encoding glycosyltransferase family A protein produces the protein MSDPITTAQSATSKINQAENQIPIANWLTELESVFPSQSLADLIEWLNNPGILTNQIENEALSYPVISILINYSGLCPELLEETLFSIFVQSSDDYEVIIGTSEACKPEISSLLQYLPVSLANRIRIVGIEQQEPALRFNALAEAANGIFLNFIDENTLLFEHHVEVIKKALTEHGSRKIMQVLGVSRTVKLLNNTLEHFSYTVENIDPSYTTPFNSFHYAYHPNVPLACLVIPRVIFKDTKLRFREELEVPFDWVFLMRLANFIQVETASEITISINFIATEQGSDKETALLQRLAWLKSWSILTEVSTIRQVLEEKKEYRELAKLEIKEAKLKLDEQYHIWQRNFEELQHWSQGLEQELNRLQNSKTVRGSKIIADNISRLVTKARALLKK, from the coding sequence ATGAGTGATCCTATAACTACCGCACAATCTGCTACCAGTAAAATTAATCAAGCTGAAAATCAGATACCCATAGCAAACTGGCTTACTGAACTTGAGTCAGTATTTCCCTCTCAATCTTTAGCAGATTTGATTGAATGGCTGAATAATCCCGGGATTTTAACTAATCAAATTGAGAATGAGGCTTTAAGTTACCCCGTTATTTCAATATTAATCAATTATTCAGGACTATGTCCGGAACTTTTGGAAGAAACTCTTTTCTCCATCTTTGTGCAATCCTCAGATGATTACGAAGTAATAATTGGTACTTCAGAAGCTTGCAAACCGGAAATAAGTAGTTTGCTTCAATATTTACCCGTTTCTCTGGCTAACAGAATCAGAATTGTTGGTATTGAGCAACAAGAACCCGCGTTGAGATTTAATGCGCTGGCTGAAGCGGCAAATGGAATCTTTTTGAATTTTATTGATGAGAATACCTTATTATTTGAACACCATGTTGAAGTTATTAAGAAAGCTCTAACCGAGCATGGTTCGCGGAAGATAATGCAGGTTCTGGGAGTTTCGCGTACGGTAAAACTATTAAATAATACGCTCGAGCATTTTTCATATACTGTCGAAAATATTGACCCTAGTTATACAACCCCTTTTAACTCTTTTCATTATGCCTACCACCCAAATGTACCGCTGGCTTGTCTGGTAATCCCACGGGTTATTTTTAAGGACACAAAACTGCGATTCAGGGAAGAACTCGAAGTACCATTTGATTGGGTCTTTCTGATGCGTCTTGCCAATTTCATTCAGGTGGAAACTGCCTCTGAAATAACTATAAGTATAAATTTTATTGCTACAGAACAGGGAAGTGATAAGGAAACAGCCTTATTGCAGCGGTTGGCTTGGTTAAAAAGTTGGTCTATTCTGACTGAGGTTAGCACTATTCGGCAAGTGTTGGAAGAAAAAAAAGAATACCGGGAATTGGCAAAGCTGGAGATTAAAGAAGCAAAACTCAAACTCGATGAACAGTATCATATCTGGCAGAGAAATTTCGAGGAGTTACAACATTGGTCACAAGGACTAGAGCAAGAATTGAATAGGTTGCAAAATTCCAAAACTGTCCGTGGTTCCAAAATTATCGCCGATAATATCTCAAGGCTTGTTACAAAAGCCAGAGCTTTGCTTAAAAAATGA
- a CDS encoding glycosyltransferase family 2 protein, whose product MKPLVSVIIPCYNKAQYLAQTIDSALNQTYPEIEVIVINDGSLDNTLEVLQAYSENPRVKIIDQENQGVSKARNAGIALAQGEYFQFVDADDWLHPEKTALQMEVMEARPDIGLVYCDWYVVYPDRGITEELPITRHIMPLQEELLTALWVGNVFSPLSALLRREWLIQTPGFRVGVEGCEDYEMWLRLAALGCKMYLLNRKLVYYRDFPESLSKNEERMKHAYLGARTAIAQDFPEKVAATTVEMIRFFAEYFQEKNNWEQRQDYNIVELRASINSLSESFNSLSESFNELKENHDILENAYSELDEVYHAQTRYVRKLEQDLSETKNYALTLKEKLEELESNRYIRLALKVENGIERVRRK is encoded by the coding sequence ATGAAACCCCTCGTCAGTGTTATCATTCCTTGCTACAACAAAGCGCAGTATTTGGCTCAGACAATAGATAGCGCACTTAATCAGACTTACCCGGAAATTGAAGTAATAGTCATAAATGATGGGTCATTGGATAATACGCTGGAAGTATTGCAGGCGTATTCAGAAAACCCGCGAGTGAAAATAATTGATCAGGAAAATCAGGGAGTATCTAAAGCGCGTAATGCCGGAATTGCTCTGGCACAAGGGGAATATTTTCAGTTTGTAGATGCGGATGATTGGTTGCATCCTGAAAAAACCGCACTTCAAATGGAAGTGATGGAAGCGCGTCCTGATATTGGATTGGTATATTGCGACTGGTATGTAGTCTATCCTGATCGGGGTATTACGGAAGAGCTACCTATAACCCGTCATATAATGCCATTGCAGGAAGAGCTTTTAACTGCTCTTTGGGTTGGTAATGTGTTTTCCCCGCTGTCTGCGCTGTTACGGCGTGAATGGTTGATACAAACTCCGGGCTTTCGGGTTGGTGTTGAAGGCTGCGAAGATTATGAAATGTGGTTGCGGTTGGCGGCGCTCGGTTGCAAAATGTATCTTTTAAACCGCAAACTGGTCTATTATCGTGATTTCCCGGAGAGCTTAAGCAAAAATGAAGAGCGCATGAAGCATGCTTATCTTGGAGCAAGAACCGCGATTGCTCAAGATTTCCCGGAAAAAGTAGCAGCAACAACGGTCGAAATGATCAGGTTTTTTGCCGAATATTTTCAAGAAAAAAATAATTGGGAACAACGTCAGGATTATAATATTGTCGAGTTGAGAGCATCTATCAATTCTTTATCGGAATCTTTCAATTCTTTATCGGAATCTTTCAATGAACTAAAAGAAAATCATGATATTCTAGAGAATGCTTATTCTGAGCTAGACGAAGTTTATCATGCTCAAACTAGATATGTGCGTAAGCTTGAACAAGATTTGTCAGAAACCAAAAATTATGCCTTAACACTCAAAGAAAAATTGGAGGAGTTGGAAAGCAATCGCTACATAAGGTTAGCCTTAAAGGTTGAAAATGGTATTGAGCGAGTGCGTAGAAAATAA
- a CDS encoding class I SAM-dependent methyltransferase, with the protein MTVKPNFDSEYYDQEFFNNDWYQSKALYGGQVTTIRAISGLESVLDIGCGLGQVCKLLSEDENYNVTGVDVSQFALDQATKAAPKARFIQFSDSLLPFEDNSFDLVFSSEAFEHVPRSQLPLLINETIRISRQYICLSISIAHAGIESHISLKPKEWWRAAFSAQGLIHLPELEESFYKNVPDYLVWFCYRKPEGWMGKPQNWAIDYLGDAARILEWDELLLKAENFHATHIAEIVSFMSRREKEFVESIDWLKQQNTSLQEGHDWLKGQYDTLNSERVTMLSKLEQLQKRNEQLELDWQNKTQYITSLEEQIKNMEQANASGLNGLAGKATSLASGIKRKIIK; encoded by the coding sequence ATGACCGTAAAGCCTAATTTTGATAGCGAATACTACGACCAAGAATTTTTTAATAACGATTGGTATCAAAGCAAGGCTCTATATGGAGGTCAAGTCACCACAATCAGAGCAATCAGCGGTTTGGAATCGGTATTGGATATTGGTTGTGGTCTAGGGCAAGTATGCAAATTACTCTCAGAAGATGAGAATTATAATGTTACCGGAGTAGATGTCAGCCAATTTGCGCTCGATCAAGCCACAAAAGCAGCTCCAAAAGCGCGTTTTATTCAATTTTCTGATAGTCTACTTCCCTTCGAAGATAATTCATTTGACCTTGTGTTTAGTTCTGAAGCCTTCGAACATGTGCCGCGCTCACAACTACCACTTTTAATAAATGAAACTATTAGAATTTCACGCCAATATATCTGTCTTAGCATCTCCATTGCCCATGCCGGAATAGAGTCGCATATTTCGCTTAAACCCAAAGAATGGTGGCGAGCCGCTTTTAGTGCGCAAGGTTTGATTCACTTGCCTGAGCTAGAAGAGTCTTTTTATAAAAATGTACCGGATTATCTGGTTTGGTTTTGCTATCGTAAGCCTGAAGGTTGGATGGGCAAGCCCCAAAACTGGGCAATTGATTATCTTGGCGATGCTGCACGTATTCTTGAATGGGACGAGCTTTTACTCAAGGCTGAAAATTTTCATGCCACCCATATCGCTGAAATAGTAAGCTTTATGTCTCGCCGCGAAAAAGAATTTGTGGAGAGCATAGATTGGTTGAAACAGCAAAACACCTCTCTGCAAGAAGGTCATGACTGGCTAAAAGGACAATATGATACTCTGAATTCTGAAAGAGTAACCATGCTCTCGAAGTTGGAACAATTACAAAAACGCAATGAACAACTGGAATTGGATTGGCAAAATAAGACTCAATATATAACCAGCCTAGAAGAGCAAATCAAAAATATGGAACAGGCTAATGCTTCCGGGTTAAATGGTTTGGCTGGGAAAGCAACCTCACTTGCCAGTGGTATTAAGAGGAAAATAATAAAATGA
- a CDS encoding LysR family transcriptional regulator, with protein MISMYQLQIFLSVVEQGSFSAAAEELHLTQPAVSMQVRTLEERYGVKLFSRIGQRIELTEAGRSLLEPARKLLSQAYLVEEHFSAGLGDLRGRLNISYGRNSAAALYSFLKLLTSFRERYDKVQFSFHEMNEETIQNMVLEREINFGIITGVTRQRGLDSLMLTKDQVVLAVPIGHKWEGKQIKITDLKGVPFILRSTGSETRRMGELALRSAGMTYSDLQVVAEMDSGEGVALAVENGLGVGLISESVVTRFAVGGSLAIARIELSVQEQAAGAALCRELTLVKLAANLDRQPSPAQDRLWEYLRTQLVEEKIQK; from the coding sequence ATGATAAGTATGTACCAATTGCAAATATTTCTATCGGTGGTGGAGCAGGGAAGCTTTTCTGCTGCTGCCGAAGAATTACATCTGACTCAACCCGCAGTCAGTATGCAAGTGCGTACCCTCGAAGAACGCTATGGTGTGAAGCTATTTTCCCGAATCGGGCAACGAATCGAACTGACCGAAGCGGGTAGAAGCCTGCTAGAACCCGCTCGCAAATTATTATCCCAAGCTTATTTGGTAGAAGAACACTTTAGCGCTGGATTGGGCGATTTGCGAGGTCGGCTTAATATTAGTTATGGGCGTAATAGTGCTGCGGCACTTTATTCCTTTCTTAAATTACTTACATCTTTCCGCGAACGCTATGATAAAGTACAGTTTTCTTTCCACGAAATGAACGAAGAAACCATCCAGAATATGGTGCTGGAAAGAGAAATTAACTTTGGTATTATTACCGGTGTGACACGTCAACGTGGTCTTGATTCTCTGATGCTAACTAAAGATCAGGTTGTGTTGGCAGTTCCCATTGGGCATAAGTGGGAAGGTAAGCAAATTAAAATAACTGATTTAAAAGGTGTTCCTTTCATCTTACGCTCTACCGGTTCGGAGACACGCCGAATGGGTGAATTAGCGCTGCGCTCTGCCGGTATGACTTATAGTGACTTACAGGTTGTAGCTGAAATGGATAGCGGTGAAGGGGTTGCGCTGGCAGTTGAAAATGGGCTAGGGGTTGGGTTAATTAGCGAATCGGTAGTTACTCGTTTTGCAGTAGGTGGTTCGTTAGCTATTGCGAGAATTGAACTCTCAGTGCAGGAACAGGCAGCAGGCGCTGCCTTGTGTCGTGAATTAACCCTAGTAAAACTTGCAGCAAATCTGGATCGCCAACCCTCCCCTGCACAAGACAGACTTTGGGAATACCTACGTACTCAATTGGTTGAGGAGAAAATTCAAAAATGA
- a CDS encoding MazG-like family protein, producing the protein MEELEPENLTVAQCQREVRKFLEERGWSPRDTEGRYYTVIHAMEELGEVARSITHLESRRAEVQEMRGAAVSTLEELADELADVYFHMLKLADAYGLELSEAFIHKLARNHAKFPLDQFEGMGF; encoded by the coding sequence ATGGAAGAACTTGAGCCTGAAAACCTGACAGTGGCGCAGTGTCAACGTGAAGTGCGTAAATTCCTTGAAGAACGGGGTTGGTCGCCGCGCGACACCGAGGGGCGCTATTACACTGTAATTCACGCGATGGAAGAATTAGGAGAAGTAGCCCGCAGTATTACCCATCTAGAAAGTCGCCGCGCTGAAGTGCAAGAAATGCGTGGTGCGGCAGTCTCCACTCTCGAAGAATTGGCGGACGAACTGGCGGACGTATATTTTCACATGCTAAAGTTAGCCGATGCTTATGGGTTGGAGTTGTCAGAAGCATTCATCCACAAACTCGCACGCAATCATGCTAAATTTCCTCTTGACCAGTTTGAGGGAATGGGTTTTTAA
- a CDS encoding TatD family hydrolase, whose protein sequence is MFQGKNQTVLIDAHAHLDLEHYDHDRDQTIERAKANGIERIINVGIESSRWQNSLELARQNQGYIYLALGLHPNDINREQNPDEALLYLEKLAIDNPNIIVAIGETGLDYYHKDTTPELQEEYFLKQIELARRVKLPLVIHCRDAMADTIALLRRYASQLPIMMHCFTGTPQEAMDCLKLGENVYISLAGPVTYKNAHERHQVASIVPMNRLLVETDCPFLTPHPFRGRRNEPAYVRFVAEKIAEIKAISYDEVVQITGGNVKELFGIQ, encoded by the coding sequence GTGTTTCAAGGAAAAAATCAGACAGTGCTAATTGATGCGCATGCACATCTTGATCTCGAACATTATGATCATGACCGTGATCAAACCATAGAACGCGCTAAGGCAAATGGGATTGAGCGAATCATAAATGTAGGGATTGAATCTTCGCGCTGGCAAAATTCGCTCGAACTAGCGCGACAGAATCAAGGCTATATTTATTTGGCGTTAGGTTTACATCCTAACGATATTAATCGAGAGCAAAACCCTGATGAAGCCTTGCTTTATTTAGAAAAGCTGGCTATTGACAACCCTAATATAATCGTAGCGATTGGCGAAACAGGACTGGATTATTATCACAAAGATACCACTCCCGAACTACAAGAAGAATATTTTTTGAAGCAAATCGAGTTGGCGCGGCGGGTAAAGCTACCGCTTGTAATCCATTGCCGAGATGCGATGGCTGATACCATTGCCCTTCTTCGCCGCTATGCTAGCCAATTGCCAATTATGATGCATTGTTTTACAGGTACACCCCAAGAGGCAATGGACTGTCTTAAATTAGGCGAAAACGTATATATTTCTCTGGCAGGACCTGTCACCTATAAAAATGCACATGAACGTCATCAGGTTGCCAGCATTGTACCTATGAACAGGTTACTGGTAGAAACCGATTGTCCTTTCCTGACTCCTCATCCCTTTCGGGGAAGAAGGAACGAACCCGCTTATGTAAGATTTGTAGCTGAAAAAATTGCCGAAATAAAGGCAATCAGTTATGATGAGGTGGTTCAGATCACCGGGGGAAATGTAAAAGAGCTATTTGGGATACAATAA
- a CDS encoding ATP-binding protein, whose protein sequence is MRRAMQQSTTPNIPPANTPISTPNAEPDQTPKTNNDFPQRRIPQGWRVVTPQQEIYPELPPEPGSCPVCRGTGWLRMDAQVGDPNFGRIIPCGCKIDEQLAGEFERLKKLSNLDAFRNMTFENFNRLRGVRENFEISVQYARDPNGWLLFFGNFGTGKTHLAAAIANYALRNLKMKVYFTAVPDLLDYLRASFDPNSTGGSYDDRFEEIKNVPLLILDDLGTENASPWAREKLYQLINHRYNLKLPTVFTTNVDMDMLDGRIRSRIGDAALCRLVLFNQADDYRQLPPEHRDWTRTNQGVESRGNKPQNNTRVGNNTPPTRRDHR, encoded by the coding sequence ATGCGCCGGGCGATGCAGCAATCGACTACTCCAAATATACCACCGGCAAATACGCCTATCTCAACGCCCAACGCCGAACCAGACCAGACTCCAAAGACAAACAATGATTTTCCCCAAAGGCGGATTCCACAAGGTTGGCGCGTAGTTACACCTCAACAGGAAATCTACCCTGAGCTTCCGCCAGAGCCGGGTTCTTGTCCGGTTTGCAGAGGAACTGGCTGGTTACGAATGGATGCGCAGGTTGGTGACCCCAACTTTGGGAGGATTATTCCTTGCGGTTGTAAAATAGACGAACAACTTGCGGGCGAATTTGAGAGGCTGAAGAAGCTCAGTAACCTCGATGCTTTCCGCAATATGACCTTTGAAAATTTTAATCGCCTTAGGGGCGTGCGCGAAAATTTCGAAATCTCTGTGCAATATGCCCGTGACCCCAACGGATGGTTGCTTTTCTTTGGCAACTTTGGCACCGGGAAAACCCACCTTGCCGCTGCAATTGCCAATTATGCGCTACGCAACCTCAAAATGAAGGTATATTTCACGGCTGTCCCTGATTTGCTCGATTATCTCCGTGCCTCTTTTGACCCCAATTCTACCGGCGGTAGCTATGATGATCGCTTTGAAGAAATCAAAAATGTGCCTTTGTTAATTTTGGACGATTTAGGTACAGAAAATGCCAGCCCTTGGGCGCGTGAAAAGCTTTACCAACTTATCAATCACCGCTATAATCTGAAGCTACCAACAGTATTCACCACTAATGTGGATATGGATATGTTGGATGGTCGGATTCGTTCACGTATAGGCGATGCGGCTCTATGTCGTTTGGTTTTGTTTAACCAAGCAGATGACTATAGACAGTTGCCTCCTGAACACCGTGATTGGACAAGAACAAATCAGGGCGTTGAGTCTAGGGGGAATAAGCCGCAAAACAATACTCGTGTTGGAAATAACACGCCACCTACACGCCGCGACCACCGCTAA
- a CDS encoding DnaD domain-containing protein — MALPSNLFNGFDSGKSGDLRLTGVPASFFTRLLPSINNLSELKVVLYILYLAGQKRGEPKWVGYWELARNEELLEGLKRPGDPRPTVELLREGLELAVTRGSLLRLMVAPAPNDFAEGNDFEPLTEPSAVTWFLLNTSGNRTFIADLESGKVALENTNLVSGIDFPEWNTASNASYDSVEGARNAINRWQEVRLQSARPDVYTLYEQNIGVLTPMLSERLGEATKLYPIEWLEDAFQQAVTYNRRNWAYISRILENWATEGRENYGYEREGQAARGRNGRSDLAGSGTGTPGTQPQESEATSGSRRHATPNRSGRSGSRHAPGDAAIDYSKYTTGKYAYLNAQRRTRPDSKDKQ; from the coding sequence ATGGCTTTGCCATCTAATCTTTTTAATGGTTTTGATAGTGGGAAGTCAGGGGATTTACGCCTGACCGGAGTTCCTGCCAGTTTTTTTACCCGCTTGCTGCCTAGCATCAATAATCTTAGCGAACTAAAAGTTGTGCTTTATATTCTCTACTTAGCAGGTCAAAAACGGGGCGAACCCAAATGGGTTGGCTACTGGGAATTGGCGCGCAATGAAGAGCTTTTGGAAGGGCTGAAGCGTCCGGGAGACCCTCGTCCCACTGTTGAGCTATTACGCGAAGGTCTAGAATTGGCAGTTACTCGTGGTTCGCTCTTGCGTTTGATGGTTGCGCCTGCCCCCAACGATTTTGCCGAAGGGAATGATTTCGAGCCTTTGACCGAGCCTAGCGCTGTGACATGGTTTCTATTAAATACCTCCGGTAACCGTACTTTTATAGCAGACCTCGAAAGCGGCAAAGTTGCGCTGGAAAACACCAATTTGGTGAGCGGGATTGATTTTCCTGAATGGAATACTGCCTCAAATGCTTCATATGACTCTGTGGAAGGCGCACGGAATGCAATCAATCGCTGGCAGGAAGTGCGTTTGCAATCTGCCCGACCTGACGTATATACTCTTTACGAGCAAAATATTGGGGTATTAACCCCTATGTTGAGTGAGCGACTTGGAGAAGCTACAAAGCTTTACCCGATAGAATGGTTGGAAGATGCTTTCCAACAAGCAGTAACATATAATCGGCGAAACTGGGCTTATATCTCTAGAATATTGGAAAATTGGGCTACGGAAGGGCGCGAGAATTATGGATATGAACGAGAAGGACAAGCAGCCCGCGGAAGAAATGGAAGATCTGATCTGGCAGGCAGCGGAACAGGAACGCCTGGAACGCAGCCCCAAGAGTCAGAAGCCACGTCGGGATCGCGAAGACATGCCACGCCGAATCGGTCTGGAAGATCTGGGTCTAGACATGCGCCGGGCGATGCAGCAATCGACTACTCCAAATATACCACCGGCAAATACGCCTATCTCAACGCCCAACGCCGAACCAGACCAGACTCCAAAGACAAACAATGA